The sequence AGTCCTCGCGCGCCGATGGCACCTGCTGCTTGCCGTGACTGTCGCCTTCGGCGCGGCCGGTGTGCTGCTCTCGTCGCTCCAGTCGACGCTCTACTCGAGCACGGCCACGATGCTGCTCAACGACCCGGGAAGCACGAGCGTCTTCAGCCAGAACAACCGGGTGATCGTCGACCCGTCGCGGTACGTGCGCGGCCAGGCGAGTTACCTCACGTCCACCGAGGTGCTGACCGCGGCCACCAAGATCCTGCACAACCGGCTCAGCCTCGACGAGCTGCGTAGCCGGGTCACCGCGACCTCCTCGGACCAGCTTGAGCAGGTCACGGTGACCGCGACCGAGCCGACGGCCGCCGGCGCGGCCGAAGTGGCGAACGCCGTCTGCCAGGCCTACCGCGAGACCGTGCGCTCGTCGGCGGCCCAGAACGCCAAGTCGACGACCGACGAGCTGGACCAGACCATCTCGCGGCTGCGCGACAGCATCAGCGAGCTCGACGGCCAACTGGCGTCGACCAAGGACGGCAGCGCCGACCCGGCGCTGTCCGCCGCGCGCCAGGCCGCGGCCACCCAGCTGCTGACCGTGCAGAGCCGGGCCGACGAGATCGCCGTCGACACCGCCACGTACGGCGACGGTGTCCAGATGTTCGAGGAGGCCAAGCAGCCGTCCTCGCCGACGCAGCCGAAGCCGATGGTGGGGGGCGTCGTCGGCGCGTTCGTCGGGCTGCTGCTCGCGGCCACCGTCGTCTGGTGGCGCGCCGAGTACCGCCGCAGGGCCGACGAGAAGCAGGAACCCGCCACCGTGCTGGGCGTCCCGCTCCTCGGCGAAGTCCCCGAGTTCGTCGCCTCGGCCGGCGGCCGAGCGCTGCCGGCGGCGTACGAGCCGTCGTCACCGGCCGGGGAGGCCTACAACTTCCTGGTCGAGTCGATCGACTTCGCGGTGGCGGCCACGGCCCGCGCCTGGCCCGAGGGTGGTGCCGGTGGACGGGTCATCGCCGTCACCAGCCCCCGTCAGGGCGACGGCAAGACGGTCACCACGCTGAACCTGGCGATCGCGATGGCCCGAGACGACCGGCGGGTCGCCGTCGTCGACGGCGACGAGCGGATGCGCGGACTGACCCGGCTGGCCGAGGTGCCCGACGAGCCCGGCCTGTCCGACCTGGGCGCCGACGTGCCGGTCGACCAGGTGCTGCGTTCCCTCGACCTGGACAGCACGGAGGGGCTGGACGTGATCGCCGCCGGCGCCCGCCTGGAGGACCCGGCCAGCTTCTTCAGGACCGGCCGGTTCCGCGGCGCCGTCGGCCGGCTGCGCGGCCACGCCGACATCATCATCGTCGACTCGCCGCCGCTGCTCGCCGTCAGCGACGCCGCCGCGATCGCGGCGCAGGCCGACGCGGTGGTGCTG is a genomic window of Pseudofrankia inefficax containing:
- a CDS encoding polysaccharide biosynthesis tyrosine autokinase, producing the protein METDSAVGGGRNLAGVLARRWHLLLAVTVAFGAAGVLLSSLQSTLYSSTATMLLNDPGSTSVFSQNNRVIVDPSRYVRGQASYLTSTEVLTAATKILHNRLSLDELRSRVTATSSDQLEQVTVTATEPTAAGAAEVANAVCQAYRETVRSSAAQNAKSTTDELDQTISRLRDSISELDGQLASTKDGSADPALSAARQAAATQLLTVQSRADEIAVDTATYGDGVQMFEEAKQPSSPTQPKPMVGGVVGAFVGLLLAATVVWWRAEYRRRADEKQEPATVLGVPLLGEVPEFVASAGGRALPAAYEPSSPAGEAYNFLVESIDFAVAATARAWPEGGAGGRVIAVTSPRQGDGKTVTTLNLAIAMARDDRRVAVVDGDERMRGLTRLAEVPDEPGLSDLGADVPVDQVLRSLDLDSTEGLDVIAAGARLEDPASFFRTGRFRGAVGRLRGHADIIIVDSPPLLAVSDAAAIAAQADAVVLIVGRGTPLRVLAEVRHRLEFVGTPLLGYVFNKSTGSRRRYGHYGYGYGYGQQPARTAALPAGTAGRVPDQRLGSGGRHAEAKR